The Mucilaginibacter terrae region GTAAGATTACTTACCCGTAAGCACTTTAAGGCAGACTTTACGGAGGTACACCTTGGAGGCCGGGAGAATAAAGGCGGCAGGGTCAGGATGGTATACGTGCCTGATTACGTAAGGGCTGAAATGGAATGTAGCTTATCCCTGCTCAGGCGTGATGATAACATCTTCAGCGGTAAATCTATCCCGTATAATGAAAGCTACTTTAGCCGACAATGGTCACGGGCAAAAAAGGAGTTGATAAGTCATGGTTTGATTTACCCTAATCAAACGCTGTACTCTTTCCGGCATAGTGCTGCCATCAATGTTTTCAGGCGAAGTAAAGACGTGTACCTCTTGCAAAAGATGTTGGGACACTCATCCGTTGTCGTTACGCTCAAGTATCTGCGAAGCCTGGGTGAGTTTAATTCAGATGAACTTAGGGATGCTGCACCTATTTTATGATTACGCTTACCCGGCACGAAATGTATGAATTGGTATGGCAACAGCCAATAACCAAAATCGCTGAGAAATATGTGATCTCAGACGTTGGGTTTCGAAAGGCATGTTTGCGCATGAATATTCCGGTTCCGAACGCGGGTTATTGGTCGAAGATTTATGCCGGACAAAAGATGAAGCCACCCGAGCTACCTGCAAAGTTTAAGGGCAAAGACTATCTTGGATTGGAACTGCGAGATGCAGGGCAAGCCGTAAAAACACCATCGAAGCTTAACAAGGCCGCGAAGAGCTTATCTGCCCAGCAGCTTCCGTTCAGGGTTCCTGAACGATTAACAAGGCCGCACCCCATGATTGTCGCCGCTAAGGCAAGCCTGGCTAAGCTGCGTGACAGATTGCACCCGGGGATGGAAGTCACAGCTAAGGGCGAATTGGACATCAGGGTGACACCCGCCAAGGTCAACCGTGCACTCCGCTTTATGGACACCTTTGTCAAATGTATCTATGCAAGAGGCCACACTATCACAAATGATGATACTGGAACTTATGTAGTCATTAAACGAATCCGGTTAAAAGTGACTTTCAGGGAAAGGACATCAAGGGTTGCGGTAACCGACAACCCTTTCAAAAGCATCGAGTGGCATCCTAACGGAAAACTCGCGTTCAGGCTTGAGGGACGGCTTAGGGCTGAATGGTTTGACGGCAAAACGCGTTTACTTGAAGAGCAACTGGCAAATATTCTGGCGAAGCTTGAACTGGTAGCCGGTCAGGAGGAAGAACATGCCTTAAAACTTAAATACTTGCAGGAAGAACGGGAACGGGAGCAGCTGCGACGAGTAGAGCGGGAAAGACGGCAAAGGGAAGAGCGAACGTCCCTTAAACAGTTATTGACAAATACAGGTAGATGGGAAAAGGCAGAGAAGATTAGACAGTATGCTGTATATTATGGAGATGTTGACCACCTTGTTCCAGGCCAAACTGACCAGGCAATTTGCTGACATGAGATGTGCAGCGGGTGCTTAAGAAGCGTTGTCAAAAATAGGTATTTAAAAGTTATTTTTATTCAAGGTTGTTTGCCGTTATTGGTGTACGCTTTCTTCTCATCGATTCTCCTTTCAATTCTATCCGGTGTGCATCGTGAACGATCCGGTCCAGGATAGCATCAGCAATTGTCTTTTCACCAATCACTTCAAACCACTTGCTTACCGGCAGCTGAGAGGTAATGATCAGCGAGGTCTTACCGTGCCGGTCCTCGATGATCTCCAGCAGGGCGGCCCTGCTCTGGGCATCAAAAGGCTGTATCCCAAAGTCGTCCAGTATAAGCAGTTGTGTCCTTTCCAGTTTAGCGATCTCCTTGATATACGAGCCATCAGCCTTAGCCATTTTGAGTTTGGCAAACAGCTTGGGCGTGCTGGCATAGAACACCCGGTAGCCCTGGATACAGGCCTGATGGCCAATAGCTGAAGCCACGTAGCTTTTGCCGATACCGGTGCTGCCAGTGACCAGGATGTTTTCAAAGCGGTCAATGAACGTACATTCGGCCAAGCGCATGATCTGGTTGCGGTCGATACTTCGTTCAGCATGGTAGTGAACGTCCTCTATAGCGGCTTTATAGCGGAACTTGGCATATAGGATCGTGCGCTCAATGCGCCTGTTCTGGCGGTCGTCCCATTCGGCATCTACCAGGTGGCCCAGCAGTTCATCTGCTGTATAATCATTCGTTTTACCGGTTTCCACGCTGCTTTTGAAAGCATGGAACATGCCGAAGAACTTCATCTTCCGCAGTTTGTCTAAGGTGTCTTGATTCATGTTGTTATAGTTGTTTGTTATTAATGCTTATTTGTAATCCCCTCTAATATTATTGTGGCTGGGCATAGGCAGCTCGTCTGCGAACAGGCTTTCTTCATAGCTGTCCATGTTGTTCTCCAGGATAGTTTGTATGGTTTTATAGTTGTAAATGCCATAGCTTAAAGCACGCTGGCAGGCGACGATCAGGCGCTCGTTACCCGCTTTCTTGGCAAAGCCCAATACCCCCAGGCAGGACTTGTAGGCCTGTTCCGGGTGCTGCTTGCGGTCCAGTATCTTCAGGATATACAGCCTGACATCCTCATGGATCGAGGCCGCCCAGTCCAGGAACATATCAGGTGACCAGTCCGCCTTAAAGCGGTGTGTGGTGGCCAAGTGCTCTTTATCTGTCGTATAGCCGTAAGGATTCTTATTGCGTTTGTGCAGCGCGATCCGCTCATAGTTAGAAAAGATCTCTACGGTTGTGCGTGAGTATAAAAGCTTTACCCGTTTACCGATGTAGCGGTAAGGAACGCTGTAGTAGTGTTTATCAGGGCCCAGGTTAACATGCCCGTTCTTGATCACTTTGGCATAGAAGTGCTGTTTGAACTGGTAGCGCATGACCGGAAGCGGGGTGAGTGTATGCCTTTCTACTTCCTCGAACTGAAGCCTGCGGCTATAGTTACGTCCTTTGAGGAACTGGGTGTTATGCACCTCCAGGGCTTCCCATATCGCTGCATTGAGGTCTGCAAGAGAATGATAGGTTTGTTTGTTTAAAGGTGCATAGACCTTGCTATAAAGGATCTTAACAGCACCTTCCACCAGCGCTTTATCACGCGGGCGGTACGCCCGCGCAGGTAAGATGGTGGTACCGTAATGTTCGGCAAAGTCCTCAAAAGTCTCATTCAGGGTAGGCTCATAGCGGCTGCTTTTGGTTACGGCAGCTTTGAGGTTATCCGGCACAATGGCGGCGGGTACGCCGCCGATAAAGTGCAGGGTATTCTCGCAGGCGGCAATAAAGTCTTCCTTTTGCTGGCTCATAACAGCCTCTGCATAAGTAAGCTGGCTGGCACCTAGTATGGCTACAAAGACTTCTACTGATATGATCTCACCGGTATCCTTATCGGTAAGGTTCATCTTTTCACCAGCAAAATCCACATACAGCTTATCTCCGGCTTTGTGATCCATGTGCATGGTTGGATTGACCCTGGCCTTCCATTGGTTGTAGTAAAAGCAGAACTGGCTGTACCTGTAGCCATCAGGAAACTCTTTGATATAGGCCTCCCACAGCATATAGCGGGTCATGCCGGTACGCTTCAGTTCTTTATCTACGTGGGGGAAGCACCGTAGCATGGACTGCATACGGCTGCTGGGTGGCTGCTCTCTGGTCTTGCCAAAAAAGTCTTCCAGCTCTTTGTCGTTCAGGGAATTGACTTCTTCAAACGTGCAGCCGCTGGCCTTAAAGGCGGATACGTACTTCTTTACGGTGTTTCGGGATGCGTCAACCTGGGCAGCTATGCTCATTAGAGGACGCTGCTGGCTGTACAACTTTAAGATCTTTCTTATCTTACTCATGCTGATTGTTAAGTTGGCCATGCTTAGGAGGTGTGTATGTCTGCCTCCTTAAGATGGTTCGCTCTTCAGCACCAGCTACACTATTACAGTGGTCACTTTCGCCCGGAATACCCTGGTCAGTTTGCCGCGGAATGGGTGTTCAGTTTGCCCCGGAATGGGATGGTCACTTTCATCAGAATCTCCAGATAGTTACAAAGGATTTTAGTGTACCTGCCATATTCTACCAGTGTACCGAATAGCACACCAAATTGAATATATTTCTAAAACAAAAAAGCCTCTCAGATTTCTCTAAAAGGCTTTTGTCCAACTTGGGTAGCGGGAGCAGGACTCGAACCTACGACCTTCGGGTTATGAGCCCGACGAGCTACCAACTGCTCCATCCCGCACTATGTTTGTTTTTTTATTGGACTGCAAAGATATAATTCGTTTCTTTGTACTCCAAATTTATTTTAAATAATTTTTTACATATGAGTCATCGGGCAGGTTTTGTGAGCATTATTGGTAAACCCAACGCAGGGAAATCAACCCTGATGAATGCGTTTGTGGGCGAAAAGATGTCAATCATTACTCCTAAGGCTCAAACTACAAGGCATCGTATACTGGGTATGGTGAATACCGACGATTATCAGATCGTGTTTTCGGATACCCCCGGTGTAATTAAACCGCATTATGCCCTGCAAGAAAGCATGATGCACCAGGTATCGGGCTCCATAGTGGATGCCGACCTGATTTTGCTGGTTACCGACATTAACGAAACGCACGACGAAAACGAAGTACTCGAAAAGCTGCAAGGTTCGCTGGCTCCGTTGGCTGTTTTAATTAATAAGATCGACAAAAGCGACGAGGAAACGGTAAAGGCTAAAGTAGAATACTGGCAACAAAAGCTAAATCCTAAGGCTATATTTGCAGTATCGGCCCTAATGGATCATAACGTACGCGGGGTAATGGACTTTGTGATAGAAAACTTGCCAGAGCACCCGCCTTATTATGAAAAGGACTTTTTAACTGATCGTAACGACCGCTTTTTTGCCTCAGAGATGATACGCGAGCAGGTATTTAAGCAGTATAAAAAAGAGATACCTTACAGTACCGAGGTTATTATTACCGAGTTTTTAGAGGAGGATATATACCGCATCAGCGCCGAAATTATTGTAGAGCGCGACTCGCAAAAGAATATCATTATCGGCAAAAACGGTGAAATGCTTAAAATTGTTGGCACTTATGCCCGCCGCAGCATGGAAGAGTTCTTCCAACGTAAGGTATTCCTCCAAATGTTTGTTAAGGTAATAGGCGACTGGCGCAGCAAGAAAAACTACCTGAAGAAATTTGGGTACGAAGACTAAGGAATAGAGTAAAGAATATAGAATCAAGAATACAGACATAAGGCTATCGGGAGAATGAACAGATTTTTATCTGTATTCTATACTCTTGATTCCTGAATCTAATATAAATATGAGTAACATAGTAGCTATTGTGGGCCGCCCTAACGTAGGCAAATCCACTTTATATAACAGGCTTACCGAAAGCCGCAAGGCCATAGTTGACGATTTTAGCGGCGTTACGCGCGATCGCCATTACGGCATTGCCGAGTGGGTTGGTCGCAGCTTTAACGTAATTGATACCGGGGGCTACGTAGCCAATTCTGACGATGTTTTTGAAGTAGCCATACGCGAGCAGGTAGTTATTGCCATTGAAGAGGCAACCTGCATTTTATTTGTGGTTGATGTAACCACCGGCATAACCGACCTTGACGATGAAATTGCCGATATACTCCGCAAAGGCAAAAAGCCGGTATTTGTGGTGGTAAACAAGGTAGATAACAACGCACAGCAGTCAGACGCTACTGAATTTTATTCATTAGGCTTAGGCGATATTTACAATATTTCATCCATGACAGGTTCGGGTACAGGTGAGTTGCTCGACGAGGTGATCAAAACCTTCGACGAAGAACCTGCCGAAGAAAACACCCTGCCTAAGTATGCCATTGTTGGCCGCCCTAACGTGGGTAAATCCTCTATCATCAATGCTCTTATTGGCCAGGAACGTAATATTGTTACGCCTATTGCCGGTACCACGCGCGATTCGATACACATACACTACAACCGTTACGGCCACGAGTTTATGCTGATTGATACCGCCGGTTTACGCAAAAAAACCAAGGTAAAAGAGAACATCGAGTTTTACTCGGTAATGCGTACCATCAAGGCCCTCGAAGAAGCCGACGTGATCATCCTCATGATCGATGCACAAGAAGGTCTCGAATCGCAGGATATTAATATTTTCCACCTGGCCGAAAAGAATAAAAAAGGTATTATCCTGGTAGTAAACAAGTGGGATTTGATCGAAAAGAACAATAAGACGATCAAGGTTTTTGAAGAGCAGATACGCGAGAAGATAGCACCATTTACCGATGTGCCTATCGTGTTCACTTCGGTGCTTGAGAAGCAACGCCTGCTAAAGGTTATCGAAACTGCAGCAGACGTTTACAAAAACCGCGCTAAAAAGATCCCAACCTCAAAACTGAACGACGTGATGCTGCCTATCATCGAGCATTATCCACCACCGGCACTTAAAGGCAAGCACGTAAAAATTAAGTACGTTACGCAAATTAACGGCACATCGCCCATGTTTGCCTTCTTTTGTAACCTGCCTCAGTATATTAAAGAGCCATACAAGCGTTATATCGAAAATCAGCTGCGCGAAAACTTTGATTTTTCAGGTGTACCGATACAAATATTTTTCCGTCAGAAATAAGATCGTGGAGATTAAATTATTGATGCTGCAAAGAGGGTTTTCACTCAGCTTTGCAGCATTTTTTATGTAAAGTTTTTAGGAATTTATGGGCGTTTCCCTCCGGGTCGGGCTATCCGTTCCAAGTCCTCACTCCGCTATGTTACGCTCCGGGCTTTCCACTACTATCCCTAACGCAAACTGCAATTGTCTGAATCAGAATTTACTGAATTACAGAATTTTCAGAATTATGTTAACGGAGATTACATCTCAAAAACTAATCTGTCATCTCGAACGATAGTGAGAGATCCTGTTATTCATGTCAGGGTATACAGCTTTGCATAATTAACAAGATCTCTCACTATCGTTCGAAATGACATGATGGATTAGAAACGGAATGCTATTTATTCTCCAACAAAAACGACTTAAACCCTTCAAAATCTTTGCCTAAACTCACGGCTTGCTTTTCGCGCTGTTCCAGTTCCTCAACCTGCGCCGGTACTTCAATGGCCGCCGCAATATTGGCTGGGAACACATCCGGAAATTTGCATGGGTGTGCAGTAGATAGAAACACGCCCGAAACACCTTTATGCTGCGTCTGCCATTCGGTTAAGGCTTTCCAGGCAATGGCAGTGTGCGGACAAACCACATAGTTGTATTTGTCAAACACCTGCTGTATGGCTTCCGTAGTTTGTGCATCGGTATAGCTAAAGCTTACCATGAGGGTTTTAAGCGCCTCTGCGCCATCTTTAAACAAATCGGCAATACGTACCCAGTTGCTTGGGTTGCCTACGTCCATGGCGTTTGATAGGGTTGCTACCGATGGCTTGGGCTCATAAATACCGGTTTTAAAAAATGCAGGAACAGTATCGTTAGCATTAGTAGCAGCAATAAACTGTTTTACCGGTAAGCCCATTTTCCAGGCCAGCAAACCGGCACCAATGTTACCAAAGTTGCCGCTCGGTACACAAAAAGCTACGTTGGTTTTGCCTTCGCGCAGTAGTTGCGCATAGGCATTAAAATAATAGAAAGTTTGCGGA contains the following coding sequences:
- the istB gene encoding IS21-like element helper ATPase IstB, which codes for MNQDTLDKLRKMKFFGMFHAFKSSVETGKTNDYTADELLGHLVDAEWDDRQNRRIERTILYAKFRYKAAIEDVHYHAERSIDRNQIMRLAECTFIDRFENILVTGSTGIGKSYVASAIGHQACIQGYRVFYASTPKLFAKLKMAKADGSYIKEIAKLERTQLLILDDFGIQPFDAQSRAALLEIIEDRHGKTSLIITSQLPVSKWFEVIGEKTIADAILDRIVHDAHRIELKGESMRRKRTPITANNLE
- the istA gene encoding IS21 family transposase — protein: MSKIRKILKLYSQQRPLMSIAAQVDASRNTVKKYVSAFKASGCTFEEVNSLNDKELEDFFGKTREQPPSSRMQSMLRCFPHVDKELKRTGMTRYMLWEAYIKEFPDGYRYSQFCFYYNQWKARVNPTMHMDHKAGDKLYVDFAGEKMNLTDKDTGEIISVEVFVAILGASQLTYAEAVMSQQKEDFIAACENTLHFIGGVPAAIVPDNLKAAVTKSSRYEPTLNETFEDFAEHYGTTILPARAYRPRDKALVEGAVKILYSKVYAPLNKQTYHSLADLNAAIWEALEVHNTQFLKGRNYSRRLQFEEVERHTLTPLPVMRYQFKQHFYAKVIKNGHVNLGPDKHYYSVPYRYIGKRVKLLYSRTTVEIFSNYERIALHKRNKNPYGYTTDKEHLATTHRFKADWSPDMFLDWAASIHEDVRLYILKILDRKQHPEQAYKSCLGVLGFAKKAGNERLIVACQRALSYGIYNYKTIQTILENNMDSYEESLFADELPMPSHNNIRGDYK
- the era gene encoding GTPase Era, which produces MSHRAGFVSIIGKPNAGKSTLMNAFVGEKMSIITPKAQTTRHRILGMVNTDDYQIVFSDTPGVIKPHYALQESMMHQVSGSIVDADLILLVTDINETHDENEVLEKLQGSLAPLAVLINKIDKSDEETVKAKVEYWQQKLNPKAIFAVSALMDHNVRGVMDFVIENLPEHPPYYEKDFLTDRNDRFFASEMIREQVFKQYKKEIPYSTEVIITEFLEEDIYRISAEIIVERDSQKNIIIGKNGEMLKIVGTYARRSMEEFFQRKVFLQMFVKVIGDWRSKKNYLKKFGYED
- the der gene encoding ribosome biogenesis GTPase Der, with product MSNIVAIVGRPNVGKSTLYNRLTESRKAIVDDFSGVTRDRHYGIAEWVGRSFNVIDTGGYVANSDDVFEVAIREQVVIAIEEATCILFVVDVTTGITDLDDEIADILRKGKKPVFVVVNKVDNNAQQSDATEFYSLGLGDIYNISSMTGSGTGELLDEVIKTFDEEPAEENTLPKYAIVGRPNVGKSSIINALIGQERNIVTPIAGTTRDSIHIHYNRYGHEFMLIDTAGLRKKTKVKENIEFYSVMRTIKALEEADVIILMIDAQEGLESQDINIFHLAEKNKKGIILVVNKWDLIEKNNKTIKVFEEQIREKIAPFTDVPIVFTSVLEKQRLLKVIETAADVYKNRAKKIPTSKLNDVMLPIIEHYPPPALKGKHVKIKYVTQINGTSPMFAFFCNLPQYIKEPYKRYIENQLRENFDFSGVPIQIFFRQK